From Silene latifolia isolate original U9 population unplaced genomic scaffold, ASM4854445v1 scaffold_75, whole genome shotgun sequence, one genomic window encodes:
- the LOC141640263 gene encoding uncharacterized protein LOC141640263, with protein MIREKLKAAQDRQKTYADLRRWLIEFEVGDKVFLMISPMKGVKRFGIKGKLALSTLDLMRCLRELVSDPSHVLPADVIDVEPNPTYEERPVLILERRKKKLRNKVVPFIQVLGRSQKFEQETWETESSMREKHPPLFE; from the exons ATGATTCGTGAaaagcttaaggcagcccaggatcgtCAGAAGACGTATGCTGATTTGCGGCGTTGGCTGATTGAGTTCGAGGTTGGTGATAAGGTTTTTCTTATGATTTCACCGATGAAAGGTGTCAAGAGATTTGGGATTAAGGGCAAGCTAGCCTTAAGTACGTTGGACCTTATGAGATGCTTGAGAGAGTTGGtgag tgatccttctcatgttctacCAGCAGATGTGATTGATGTTGAGCCTAACCCGACTTACGAGGAACGGCCTGTTCTCATTTTGGAACGTCGGAAAAAGAagttaaggaataaggttgtaccttttATTCAAGTTCTGGGGAGGAGTCAGAAGTTCGAGCaggagacttgggaaaccgaatcGTCGATGAGAGAGAAACATCCGCctcttttcgagtga